A single region of the Malus sylvestris chromosome 8, drMalSylv7.2, whole genome shotgun sequence genome encodes:
- the LOC126631913 gene encoding uncharacterized protein LOC126631913, which yields MDDSGNPQDVVVPPVEGVAGGGTAYGWTEGGLQGASPLKGSIDPTEVPTADLVHVWCMPSTANVGPQETPRNLESVNLLAGRNERESIQIALRPKVSWGDPGNAGVVQVQCSDLCSTSGDRLVVGQSINMRRVVPILGVPDALAPLDLPISQINLLPGETTAVWISIDVPSAQPPGQYEGEIIITATKADPEAPAHCLGKGEKHQLYRDLQSCLQMVEPIDGKPVDEVVERVKSAATSLRRVLLSPLFSEFCTLNGPVDMMEEDAVSILSVRVKINMTVWDFILPATPSLPAVFGISDTVIEDRFGVEHGTDEWYEALDQHFKWLLQYKISPYFCRWGDSMRVLTYTCPWPADHPKSDEYFSDPRLAAYALPYSRSVSGGDAAKDYMQKQIDILRTKSHWKKAYFYLWDEPLNLEQYESLRSIASEIHVYAPDARVLTTYYCGPSNAPTAFDGFVKVPKFLRPHTQIYCTSEWVLGNREDLVKDIVSEIQTENGEEWWTYVCLGPSDPHPNWHLGMRGTQHRAVMWRVWKEGGTGFLYWGANCYEKANVPSAEIRFRRGLPPGDGVLFYPGQVFSSSSQPVASVRLERILSGLQDIEYLRLYSSRYGRDEGLALLEKTGLYLGPERYTHDHTPIDSMRGEIYNACRS from the exons ATGGATGATTCAG GGAATCCTCAGGACGTCGTTGTGCCACCAGTTGAAGGTGTTGCTGGAGGAGGGACGGCATATGGATGGACTGAGGGTGGCTTACAAGGTGCAAGTCCACTCAAGGGATCCATCGACCCGACAGAGGTTCCGACTGCTGATTTAGTGCATGTGTGGTGCATGCCAAGCACAGCAAATGTTGGACCACAAGAAACACCAAGGAATTTGGAGTCG GTTAATCTTCTGGCTGGTAGAAATGAAAGAGAGAGTATTCAAATTGCACTGCGTCCAAAAGTTTCTTGGGGTGATCCTGGAAATGCAGGGGTTGTGCAGGTCCAGTGTAGTGACTTGTGCTCCACATCTGGTGATCG GTTGGTTGTTGGACAATCAATTAACATGCGGCGTGTGGTTCCCATATTGGGTGTCCCAGATGCTCTTGCACCTCTTGATCTTCCAATTAGTCAAATAAACTTATTACCAGG AGAGACAACTGCAGTTTGGATTTCCATTGATGTTCCTAGTGCGCAACCCCCAGGACAGTATGAGGGAGAGATCATCATTACTGCTACAAAGGCAGATCCAGA GGCTCCAGCGCATTGCTTGGGCAAAGGCGAGAAGCATCAACTTTATAGGGATCTTCAAAGTTGTCTTCAAATGGTGGAGCCCATTGATGGGAAACCGGTGGATGAAGTG GTAGAAAGGGTGAAATCTGCTGCAACATCTTTGAGAAGAGTTCTTCTGTCGCCATTATTTTCTGAATTCTGTACATTAAATGGGCCAGTTGATATGATGGAGGAAGATGCTGTTTCGATCCTTTCAGTACGTGTGAAGATTAATATGACAGTTTGGGACTTCATTCTTCCTGCAACCCCATCACTTCCTGCTGTTTTTGGC ATATCTGATACTGTAATTGAAGATCGTTTTGGTGTTGAACATGGGACTGATGAGTGGTATGAGGCACTGGATCAGCATTTTAAGTGGCTTCTTCAATACAAAATCAGTCCATACTTTTGCAGATGGGGTGATAGTATGCGTGTCTTGACGTATACCTGCCCTTGGCCAG CTGATCATCCAAAATCAGATGAATACTTTTCGGATCCACGGTTGGCAGCCTATGCTTTGCCATATAGTCGATCTGTCTCTGG TGGTGATGCAGCAAAGGATTACATGCagaaacaaattgatatattgaGGACAAAGTCTCACTGGAAGAAAGCATACTTTTATTTGTGGGATGAG CCACTGAATCTGGAGCAATATGAGTCCCTCCGCAGCATAGCCAGTGAGATCCATGTGTATGCGCCCGATGCTCGTGTTTTAACTACTTACTACTGTG GGCCTAGCAATGCACCTACTGCGTTTGACGGTTTTGTGAAAGTTCCAAAATTCCTGCGCCCACATACTCAAATTTATTGTACAAG TGAATGGGTGCTTGGGAATCGAGAGGATTTGGTCAAAGATATTGTTTCCGAAATACAAACAGAAAATGGCGAG GAATGGTGGACTTATGTGTGCTTGGGACCGTCTGACCCCCATCCCAATTGGCACCTTGGGATGCGAGGTACACAACACCGTGCTGTAATGTGGCGTGTATGGAAAGAAGGTGGAACGGGTTTCCTATATTGGGGTGCCAATTGCTATGAGAAGGCAAATGTTCCAAGCGCAGAG ATAAGATTCAGGCGTGGCCTTCCCCCCGGAGATGGAGTTTTGTTCTACCCTGGCCAGGTGTTCTCATCATCAAGTCAACCAGTTGCTTCGGTCAGACTCGAGCGCATTCTCAGTGGCTTGCAG GACATTGAGTACCTCAGACTCTACTCTTCAAGATACGGTCGAGATGAAGGACTGGCTCTCCTTGAAAAGACGGGTTTGTACCTCGGTCCTGAGCGTTACACGCACGATCACACGCCCATTGATTCAATGCGGGGTGAGATCTACAATGCGTGTCGCTCGTGA
- the LOC126631915 gene encoding COP9 signalosome complex subunit 4-like: MESAFASASAISDQRQKIEQYKHILSSVISSSDVVQAKKFIDHLLSDDVPLVVSRQLLHTFAQELGRWEPETQKDIAHYALSQIRVVSFEEQVTIIREKLAELYESEQQWSKAAQMLSGINLDSGTRAVDDTFKLSKCVQIARLYLEDDDAVNAEAFIHKASFLITTIQHEVLTLEYKICYARILDLKRRFLEAALRYYDFSQIEKRQIGDQEIDEEALEQALSAAVTCTILAAAGPQRSRVLATLYKDERCSKLKIYPILQKVYLERILRKPEIEAFAEELKPHQKALLPDNFTVLDRAMIEHNLLSASKLYTNISFEELGTLLGIEPHKAEKIASKMIYEDRMRGSIDQVEAVIHFEDDSEELQQWDQQIVGLCQALNDVLDSMAKKGMSIPV, from the exons ATGGAGAGTGCCTTCGCGAGCGCCTCTGCGATCTCCGACCAGCGGCAGAAGATTGAGCAGTACAAGCACATTCTCTCCTCCGTGATTTCCTCAAGCGACGTTGTTCAGGCCAAGAAGTTCATCGATCACT TGTTGTCGGATGATGTTCCGTTGGTGGTTTCCCGGCAGCTTTTGCACACTTTTGCCCAGGAGTTGGGGCGGTGGGAGCCGGAGACCCAGAAGGATATTGCCCATTATGCCCTTTCTCAGATTCGCGTCGTTTCATTTGAAGAACAG GTGACGATAATAAGAGAGAAACTCGCGGAATTGTATGAATCTGAGCAACAATGGTCAAAAGCAGCTCAGATGCTCAGTGGAATTAACCTCGACTCAGGAACGAG AGCCGTTGATGACACATTCAAGTTATCAAAATGTGTCCAAATTGCTCGCCTATATCTCGAG GATGATGATGCTGTCAATGCAGAAGCTTTTATTCATAAAGCTTCATTCTTGATTACAACTATTCAGCATGAAGTATTGACTTTAGAGTATAAG ATTTGCTATGCGAGGATTTTAGATTTAAAAAGAAGGTTCTTGGAAGCAGCACTACGTTATTATGATTTTTCTCAGATTGAAAAGAGGCAAATAGGAGATCA AGAGATAGATGAGGAAGCATTGGAGCAAGCTCTATCTGCTGCAGTTACATGTACAATATTAGCCGCGGCAGGACCCCAACGTTCTCGTGTTCTTGCCACTTTGTACAAG GATGAACGATGCTCAAAGTTAAAAATATATCCAATACTACAAAAG GTGTATTTGGAGAGAATTTTGAGGAAACCAGAAATTGAAGCATTTGCTGAAGAGTTAAAGCCACATCAG AAAGCACTTCTTCCAGACAATTTTACGGTGTTAGATCGTGCAATGATTGAACATAATCTTCTGAGTGCCAGCAAACTTTACACCAATATAAG TTTTGAAGAATTGGGCACTTTGCTGGGAATTGAGCCTCATAAG GCTGAGAAGATTGCATCAAAAATGATATACGAGGACAGAATGAGGGGATCTATTGATCAG GTGGAAGCTGTCATACATTTTGAGGATGACTCTGAAGAGCTGCAGCAATGGGATCAGCAG ATTGTTGGCCTATGTCAGGCGCTCAATGACGTCTTGGATAGCATGGCAAAGAAGGGTATGTCAATTCCCGTCTGA
- the LOC126631914 gene encoding uncharacterized membrane protein At1g75140-like, translating into MAAAMNSLKGKLLLLCFLFILSSPFSVPKLFVQSNETETESEIELNAQQQVLQRLEEVVKNLTEIVATLELKLQSDPPKKGAPIDEGLTAVEEKESQKLIKQVEEEAGSGSDRKIGERVRSVSVTKYSPFWSDRFQFVSAVKLDTQATCIHVLPFRDFEGVTKYVAVGDERGRAYVFLRNGDVLVEFDTLLGSPITAMASFMSVYKNESFVVTGHQNGVILMHRVWEGASGEEWSSLFMETVTKFDAGGEGLPVKILEVHHVGRLSYVLASDASGKISVYRGNGSVHGSTMPSSRPLAFLKQRLLFLTETGAGSLDVRTMKVRESECEGLNHSHSRYYVFDATERSKAYGLTSEGDLIQILLLGDVMNFKCRVRSKRKFEIDEPLAFQAVKGCLLIVNREKVFVYNVSTQHYVRVGAPRIIFSAGLDEIRSSFLNYQTVNGEKRNVIPLIASDRERLLVLGLGGGYVGMYRSNLPEFKGEFNTTLWTSPVFFFVLFLFGAWQFFAKKREALTSWGGDDPFSSTSGTTGAPLRGSSAGDRSFMDSSSRNPDMMELRGGDLRGPSRRYPSPPPRYTGGATSSFRPGTTDHNARPISVDPNFRTTSELKFRGSGLESSGFPKRRESLFVNNQVMDDSS; encoded by the coding sequence ATGGCGGCGGCGATGAACTCCCTCAAAGGCAAGCTCCTTCTGCTCTGCTTTCTCTTCATTTTGTCATCTCCTTTCTCCGTTCCTAAGCTTTTCGTCCAATCTaacgaaaccgaaaccgaatcCGAAATCGAGCTCAATGCGCAACAGCAGGTATTGCAGAGGCTCGAGGAAGTAGTGAAGAACCTAACCGAAATAGTTGCGACATTAGAATTGAAATTACAATCGGATCCTCCGAAAAAGGGGGCTCCGATCGACGAGGGTTTGACGGCGgttgaagaaaaggaaagccAGAAGCTGATCAAGCAGGTTGAAGAAGAAGCTGGGTCTGGTTCCGATCGTAAAATTGGAGAAAGGGTGAGGTCAGTTTCGGTAACGAAATACAGCCCGTTCTGGTCCGACCGGTTTCAGTTCGTTTCCGCCGTGAAATTGGATACCCAGGCCACGTGTATTCACGTCCTGCCGTTTCGGGATTTCGAGGGGGTTACGAAATATGTTGCCGTCGGAGACGAGAGAGGGCGGGCTTATGTGTTTCTCAGAAACGGGGACGTTTTGGTGGAGTTTGATACGTTGCTGGGGTCTCCGATCACGGCCATGGCTTCCTTCATGTCGGTTTACAAGAACGAGAGTTTCGTGGTCACCGGGCATCAAAACGGTGTCATTTTGATGCATAGGGTCTGGGAGGGAGCGAGTGGGGAAGAATGGAGCTCGCTTTTTATGGAAACTGTGACGAAATTCGACGCGGGCGGAGAAGGATTGCCGGTTAAGATTTTGGAGGTGCACCATGTTGGGAGGTTGAGTTATGTGTTGGCCAGTGATGCGAGTGGGAAGATTTCGGTTTACCGAGGGAATGGTTCAGTTCACGGCTCCACAATGCCGTCAAGCAGGCCGCTTGCTTTCTTGAAGCAGCGGCTTTTGTTCTTGACGGAGACAGGTGCAGGGTCTTTGGACGTGAGGACCATGAAAGTTAGGGAGAGTGAGTGTGAAGGGCTGAACCATTCGCATTCTCGTTACTATGTTTTCGATGCCACGGAGCGCTCTAAGGCGTACGGGCTTACATCCGAAGGCGATCTGATTCAGATTTTGTTGTTGGGGGATGTAATGAACTTCAAATGCAGGGTTAGGTCCAAGAGAAAGTTTGAGATTGATGAGCCTTTGGCTTTTCAGGCTGTAAAGGGGTGTTTGCTTATTGTTAACAGGGAGAAGGTGTTCGTATATAATGTTTCGACTCAGCATTACGTTAGGGTTGGCGCCCCTCGGATTATCTTCTCCGCTGGTCTCGATGAGATTAGATCATCGTTTCTCAATTACCAGACGGTGAATGGAGAGAAGAGGAATGTGATACCTTTAATCGCAAGTGATCGGGAAAGGCTGCTTGTTCTTGGCCTTGGCGGAGGGTATGTGGGAATGTATCGCTCTAACCTTCCGGAATTTAAAGGCGAATTTAACACAACGCTATGGACCAGCCCTGTATTTTTCTTTGTACTTTTCCTGTTTGGAGCGTGGCAATTTTTCGCGAAGAAAAGGGAAGCGCTCACTTCATGGGGAGGGGATGATCCTTTTAGTTCAACATCCGGTACAACGGGAGCTCCATTGAGGGGAAGCAGCGCCGGAGACAGGTCGTTCATGGACTCTTCTTCGAGAAATCCTGATATGATGGAGCTTAGAGGTGGTGACCTAAGAGGACCGTCGAGGAGGTATCCCTCTCCTCCGCCCAGGTATACAGGCGGAGCAACCAGTTCGTTTAGGCCAGGCACGACGGATCATAACGCTAGACCGATATCTGTCGATCCTAATTTTAGAACAACTTCAGAGCTAAAATTTAGAGGGTCTGGATTAGAATCTTCGGGTTTTCCGAAACGGAGGGAGAGTTTGTTTGTAAACAACCAAGTGATGGATGATAGCAGCTGA